A genomic segment from Juglans regia cultivar Chandler chromosome 14, Walnut 2.0, whole genome shotgun sequence encodes:
- the LOC108989638 gene encoding elongation factor 1-alpha-like, whose amino-acid sequence MGKEKFHINIVVIGHVDSGKSTTTGHLIYKLGGIDKRVIERFEKEAAEMNKRSFKYAWVLDKLKAERERGITIDIALWKFETTKYYCTVIDAPGHRDFIKNMITGTSQADCAVLIIDSTTGGFEAGISKDGQTREHALLAFTLGVKQMICCCNKMDATTPKYSKARYDEIVKEVSSYLKKVGYNPDKIPFVPISGFEGDNMIERSTNLDWYKGPTLLEALDLIQEPKRPSDKPLRLPLQDVYKIGGIGTVPVGRVETGVIKPGMVVTFGPTGLTTEVKSVEMHHEALQEALPGDNVGFNVKNVAVKDLKRGFVASNSKDDPAKEAANFTSQVIIMNHPGQIGNGYAPVLDCHTCHIAVKFAELLTKIDRRSGKELEKEPKFLKNGDAGMVKMIPTKPMVVETFSAYPPLGRFAVRDMRQTVAVGVIKSVEKKDPSGAKVTKSAAKKK is encoded by the exons ATGGGTAAGGAGAAGTTTCACATCAACATTGTGGTCATAGGCCATGTCGACTCTGGAAAGTCAACCACCACTGGGCATTTGATCTATAAGCTTGGAGGTATTGACAAGCGTGTTATTGAGAGGTTCGAGAAAGAGGCTGCTGAGATGAACAAGAGGTCATTCAAGTATGCCTGGGTGTTGGACAAGCTTAAGGCTGAACGTGAACGTGGTATTACCATTGACATTGCCTTGTGGAAATTCGAGACTACCAAGTACTACTGCACTGTCATTGATGCCCCCGGTCATCGTGACTTTATCAAGAACATGATCACCGGTACCTCACAGGCTGACTGTGCTGTCCTCATCATCGACTCCACCACTGGTGGTTTTGAAGCCGGTATTTCCAAGGATGGTCAGACCCGCGAGCATGCCTTGCTTGCCTTTACACTTGGTGTGAAGCAGATGATTTGCTGCTGTAACAAG ATGGATGCCACAACCCCTAAATACTCAAAGGCAAGGTACGATGAAATCGTTAAGGAAGTTTCATCCTATTTAAAGAAGGTTGGGTACAACCCTGACAAGATCCCCTTCGTTCCAATCTCTGGTTTTGAGGGCGACAACATGATTGAGAGGTCAACCAACCTTGACTGGTACAAGGGCCCCACCCTCCTTGAGGCTCTTGACTTGATCCAGGAGCCCAAGAGGCCCTCAGACAAGCCCCTCCGTCTGCCACTCCAGGACGTCTACAAGATTGGTGGCATTGGAACTGTCCCAGTTGGACGTGTGGAGACTGGTGTCATCAAGCCTGGTATGGTTGTGACCTTTGGCCCCACTGGACTGACGACTGAAGTTAAGTCTGTGGAGATGCACCATGAAGCTCTCCAGGAGGCCCTTCCTGGTGATAATGTTGGCTTCAACGTGAAGAACGTTGCCGTGAAGGATCTGAAGCGTGGTTTTGTTGCTTCCAACTCCAAGGATGATCCTGCCAAGGAGGCAGCTAACTTCACCTCCCAGGTCATCATCATGAATCACCCTGGTCAGATCGGCAATGGTTATGCTCCAGTGCTTGACTGCCACACTTGCCACATTGCAGTTAAGTTTGCTGAGCTGTTGACTAAGATTGACAGGCGATCTGGTAAGGAGCTCGAGAAAGAGCCAAAATTTTTGAAGAATGGAGATGCAGGGATGGTGAAGATGATTCCCACCAAGCCAATGGTTGTCGAGACTTTTTCAGCTTATCCACCTCTCGGCCGTTTTGCCGTTAGGGACATGCGCCAGACCGTGGCTGTTGGTGTCATCAAGAGTGTTGAGAAGAAGGATCCAAGTGGTGCTAAGGTCACCAAGTCTGCTGCTAAGAAGAAGTGA